The following DNA comes from Candidatus Poribacteria bacterium.
GCGGCAATGTGTTCCAAGACTTAGGATTTCCAAATCCAGAGGAACATCGCGCGAAAGCCCGCCTTGCCTTAATAATTAATAGCATTATAGCCGAAAGCGGACTCACGCGGCACGAAACGGCTAAAATGTTGGGGCTCACTAAATACCAACTCTCGGCACTTTCAGATGGCCTGCTTGATGACTTCACTATTGAATCCTTGTTTTTACTCATCAGAAAACTGGATTGCCAAGTTG
Coding sequences within:
- a CDS encoding XRE family transcriptional regulator — translated: MEVEKSSGNVFQDLGFPNPEEHRAKARLALIINSIIAESGLTRHETAKMLGLTKYQLSALSDGLLDDFTIESLFLLIRKLDCQVEIVVSGRPGHDPATQISISMPF